From Verrucomicrobia bacterium S94, the proteins below share one genomic window:
- a CDS encoding GxxExxY protein codes for MAHSVMRNRSENGMQKEEKTYAMIGACMEVHRILGCGFLEAVYQDALEKEFILRGIPFEREMELPVFYKGELLNTPYRVDFYCYDEIPLELKALSGLSGKEESQIINYLKASDAKVGLLVNFGKSQLEYKRFVN; via the coding sequence ATGGCACATAGTGTGATGCGGAATAGGTCGGAGAACGGCATGCAGAAAGAAGAGAAAACTTATGCAATGATTGGTGCGTGTATGGAGGTGCATCGGATTTTGGGTTGCGGGTTTTTGGAGGCCGTTTATCAGGATGCGCTGGAAAAGGAGTTTATTCTGCGCGGAATTCCTTTTGAACGGGAAATGGAGTTGCCTGTTTTTTATAAAGGGGAGCTATTAAATACGCCTTATCGAGTCGATTTTTATTGTTACGATGAAATTCCGCTCGAGCTAAAAGCGCTGTCCGGCTTGTCCGGAAAAGAGGAGTCTCAAATTATAAATTATTTGAAAGCCTCTGACGCAAAAGTAGGTTTGTTAGTCAATTTCGGTAAATCTCAACTTGAATATAAACGATTTGTGAATTGA
- a CDS encoding ATP-binding protein, which translates to MNQLRRMVLVNSANVGYREIELDGHIHFIGTQGTGKSTLLRALLFFYNADQRKLGISKEKKAFAEFYFPFADSYIFYEVQAGARRFCVWLYKRQNRLCFRFVDGAYDRDAVIEGTAARSEGELLAQLSSQGVKVERPIYSLTDYRDILYGENRAFRRYALMRSSSNYSTIPRTISNIFLNANLDGDYIKKTIIDSLSEESVEINLEANRHHLETARSHYADVVQYQRCESQAEQILMHYAAIQELESRQRDAAWSIGAAANRAREQARILEEQEAEYAEAERVQFEKLKTVQGRFETEKRRLGDQLAVIKKNISRANKLKRDYAEKGIENLLAAAKEAPHLEHDLSIREQQLRALTARVEQQEQQFEIAEQKVRNSCGERIQKLFSKLHEEKDCARGELDQARAALDQQTVAVEAEFAENVGSFQQEKEDVTQSLRELDFKLRELDQARFFEAERNELEERKKELEQELIRTEARQRQIKEAVQSLQREAEDRQKIAEAEGADALRPLLDARRMAQERLTEHKRELEALHGSLVEFLDEQVEGWEETIGKVVRRDVLLHSGLAPQKTNGQSLYGIALKMEHLESVPLSKNELETAIASTEKECAELSARIEKQLAENQAGLDRQLQKYNRLIREKQDEGKAATARYFQCERDLERSVVAQQALEERVAAKRRQEQAALEEQGHKLRGQQQELEAMIQNLTGKRDASLKRLDSDFKRRKKAIEKELNLLEAETEEQRANQNQQMEDQLAALRTEREQLLKSEGVDAEKVAELEREVQRLRQKLEEIKQQAPTLIEYAKDRREWIDRLEEFQRERGQIENRLQHQTHLFERRIQQDQERLHEVKARLAEIRSDRQTMKDELVAFEAFERDELFAGFESFILHNDLSESANCLEWIDELKTLAWKFEKQFKQLTERITAFAGLFSEGNCLGFEVHLSGEASFRAFADGLEEFVREQKIITLKTEVTRKYSMVLETLVTETNRLLQREDEVYQVIQKINRDFRTSNFVGVVRSIEMRLQQSTNRIFQVLREICRFQNENHMSFGELDLFNQGNSGNDEKAVKLLDELRLQMGQAKSTTLKLEDALDLEFRVCENENDTSWVSRLANVGSNGTDVLVKSMIYINLLNIFKSGSRKQDEPAVLHCLVDEVGILHDSNVSSLIKFAAERGICMINGSPNSHNEQDYKHIYIFRKDRENKTEITKLISHAS; encoded by the coding sequence ATGAATCAGTTGCGACGTATGGTGTTGGTGAATAGCGCGAATGTGGGGTATCGGGAGATTGAGCTCGATGGGCATATTCATTTTATCGGCACGCAGGGAACGGGAAAAAGTACGCTGTTGCGGGCTTTGTTGTTTTTCTATAATGCGGATCAGCGGAAGCTGGGTATTTCGAAAGAGAAAAAAGCATTTGCGGAGTTCTATTTTCCGTTTGCGGATTCCTATATTTTCTATGAGGTGCAGGCGGGCGCACGGCGTTTTTGCGTCTGGCTCTACAAACGGCAGAATCGGTTGTGCTTCCGGTTTGTGGACGGGGCTTACGATCGCGATGCGGTGATTGAAGGAACGGCTGCTCGGAGCGAAGGAGAGTTGTTGGCTCAGCTTTCTTCGCAGGGCGTAAAGGTGGAGCGGCCGATATATAGCCTGACGGATTACCGCGATATTCTGTATGGCGAAAACCGGGCGTTTCGACGCTATGCATTGATGCGTAGTTCTTCCAACTATTCAACGATTCCGAGAACCATTTCGAATATTTTTCTGAACGCTAATCTGGACGGCGATTATATCAAAAAGACGATCATTGATTCGCTGAGCGAGGAATCGGTGGAGATTAATCTGGAGGCGAATCGGCATCATCTGGAAACGGCGCGCAGTCACTATGCGGATGTGGTGCAATATCAGCGATGCGAGTCGCAAGCCGAACAGATTCTGATGCATTATGCAGCGATTCAGGAACTGGAAAGCCGCCAGCGTGACGCGGCGTGGAGCATTGGTGCGGCCGCCAATCGGGCGCGGGAACAGGCGCGGATTTTGGAGGAACAGGAGGCGGAGTACGCGGAAGCGGAGCGGGTTCAGTTTGAAAAGCTAAAGACGGTGCAAGGCCGGTTCGAAACGGAAAAGCGGCGACTGGGTGATCAGTTGGCGGTGATAAAGAAAAATATTTCACGCGCCAATAAGTTGAAGCGGGACTATGCGGAAAAGGGCATTGAGAACCTGTTGGCGGCTGCGAAAGAGGCTCCGCATCTGGAACATGATTTATCCATTCGGGAGCAGCAGCTCCGGGCGTTAACCGCCCGCGTGGAGCAGCAGGAACAACAGTTTGAAATCGCGGAACAGAAAGTACGAAACAGTTGCGGTGAACGTATTCAAAAGCTGTTCTCGAAATTGCATGAAGAGAAAGATTGTGCCCGGGGTGAATTGGATCAGGCGCGGGCTGCGTTGGATCAGCAAACGGTTGCGGTTGAGGCGGAGTTCGCGGAAAATGTCGGTAGTTTTCAGCAGGAGAAAGAGGATGTAACGCAGTCGTTGCGGGAATTGGATTTTAAGTTGCGGGAACTGGATCAGGCTCGCTTTTTTGAGGCTGAGCGGAACGAGCTGGAGGAGCGGAAGAAGGAGCTGGAGCAGGAGCTGATCCGAACGGAGGCCCGGCAGCGGCAAATCAAAGAGGCGGTCCAATCACTTCAGCGCGAGGCGGAGGATCGTCAGAAGATTGCGGAGGCGGAAGGGGCCGATGCGCTGCGGCCGCTGTTGGATGCGCGGCGAATGGCGCAGGAGCGGCTTACGGAGCATAAGCGGGAGCTGGAAGCGTTGCACGGTTCGCTGGTGGAATTTCTGGATGAGCAGGTAGAGGGCTGGGAGGAAACGATCGGCAAGGTGGTTCGCCGGGATGTGTTGTTGCACTCCGGATTGGCGCCGCAAAAAACCAATGGGCAATCGCTGTATGGTATTGCGCTGAAGATGGAACATCTGGAATCGGTTCCTCTGTCGAAAAATGAGCTGGAAACTGCGATCGCTTCGACGGAAAAAGAATGCGCGGAGCTATCAGCGAGGATTGAAAAGCAGCTGGCGGAAAATCAGGCGGGACTGGATCGGCAGCTTCAAAAATATAATCGGCTCATTCGTGAAAAACAGGACGAGGGCAAAGCGGCGACGGCCAGATATTTTCAGTGCGAGCGTGATCTGGAACGGTCGGTGGTGGCGCAGCAGGCGCTGGAGGAACGGGTTGCAGCGAAGCGCAGGCAGGAACAGGCGGCGCTGGAGGAACAGGGCCATAAATTGCGGGGGCAGCAACAGGAGCTGGAAGCTATGATTCAGAATCTAACCGGAAAACGGGATGCTTCGCTCAAGCGGTTGGATTCCGATTTTAAGCGCCGTAAAAAGGCGATTGAAAAAGAGCTTAACCTCCTCGAAGCGGAAACGGAAGAGCAACGCGCGAATCAAAACCAGCAAATGGAAGATCAGCTGGCCGCGCTGCGGACGGAACGGGAGCAGCTGCTCAAATCCGAAGGTGTGGATGCGGAAAAGGTGGCGGAGTTGGAGCGGGAGGTTCAGCGGCTTCGGCAGAAGTTGGAGGAGATTAAGCAGCAGGCGCCGACATTGATTGAATACGCTAAAGACCGGCGGGAATGGATCGACCGGCTGGAGGAATTTCAGCGGGAGCGTGGACAGATTGAAAACCGTTTGCAGCATCAGACTCATTTATTCGAACGACGTATTCAGCAGGATCAGGAACGGTTGCATGAAGTAAAGGCCCGATTGGCTGAAATCCGTTCGGATCGTCAAACGATGAAGGATGAGCTGGTTGCGTTTGAAGCGTTCGAGCGCGATGAACTTTTTGCCGGGTTTGAATCGTTCATTCTGCACAACGATCTTTCGGAATCCGCAAACTGCCTGGAATGGATCGATGAACTGAAAACCTTGGCGTGGAAGTTCGAAAAACAGTTTAAGCAACTGACCGAGCGGATCACGGCGTTTGCCGGACTCTTCAGCGAGGGAAACTGTTTGGGGTTTGAGGTGCATTTGTCCGGCGAGGCTTCGTTCCGAGCCTTTGCGGACGGGCTGGAGGAATTTGTCCGTGAGCAGAAAATCATTACGCTGAAGACGGAAGTGACCCGGAAATATTCAATGGTGCTGGAAACACTGGTCACCGAGACCAATCGTCTGCTGCAACGTGAGGACGAAGTGTATCAAGTGATTCAGAAAATCAACCGCGATTTCCGGACATCCAACTTTGTGGGTGTTGTGCGGAGCATTGAAATGCGGCTGCAGCAAAGCACGAACCGCATTTTTCAGGTATTACGCGAAATCTGTCGTTTCCAGAATGAAAACCACATGAGTTTCGGCGAACTTGATCTGTTTAATCAGGGGAACAGCGGGAATGATGAAAAAGCGGTAAAACTGCTGGATGAACTGCGGTTGCAGATGGGACAGGCCAAGAGCACAACGTTGAAATTGGAAGATGCGCTCGATCTGGAATTCCGCGTCTGTGAAAACGAAAACGATACCAGCTGGGTCAGCCGGCTCGCCAATGTCGGTTCGAACGGAACTGACGTGCTGGTGAAATCGATGATCTACATCAATCTGCTCAATATCTTTAAAAGCGGCTCGCGCAAACAGGATGAGCCCGCGGTGTTGCATTGTCTGGTGGATGAGGTCGGCATCCTGCATGACAGCAACGTGTCCAGCCTGATTAAGTTCGCAGCTGAACGGGGGATTTGCATGATTAATGGATCGCCCAATTCCCACAATGAACAGGATTATAAACATATCTATATTTTCCGCAAAGACCGAGAGAATAAAACCGAGATAACCAAGTTGATCAGTCATGCCTCGTGA